The Duganella sp. BuS-21 sequence TCGGCACCGACGTCAAGGCCGACATCCTGGCCCGTGGCACGCCTGGCTTCTCGGGCGCCGACCTGGCCAACCTGGTCAACGAAGCAGCCCTGTTCGCCGCCCGCCGCGCCAAGCGCCTGGTCGACATGCAGGACTTCGAAGATGCCAAGGACAAGATTTACATGGGCCCTGAGCGTAAATCGATGGTGATCCGCGAAGACGAGCGCCGCAACACCGCCTACCACGAGTCGGGCCACGCGGTGGTCGCCAAGCTGTTGCCGAAGGCTGATCCGGTGCACAAAGTGACCATTATGCCGCGCGGCTGGGCCTTGGGACTGACCTGGCAGCTGCCTGAGCACGACAATATCTCGGGCTACAAGGACAAGATGCTGGAAGAAATTTCCATCCTGTTCGGCGGCCGTATCGCGGAAGAGATCTTCGTCGGCCAGATGTCGACCGGTGCCTCGAACGACTTCTCGCGTGCCACCAAGCTGGCCCGCTCGATGGTCACCAAGTTCGGCATGTCCGATGCGCTGGGCGTGATGGTGTACGAAGACACGCAAAACGATGGCTTCATGGGGGGGAGCAACAAGACCATCTCGGAAGCGACCCAGCAGAAGGTGGATGCGGAAATCCGCAACATCCTGGACACGCAATACGCCACGGCCCGCAAGCTGCTGGAAGACAACCGCGACAAGGTGGAAGTCATGACCAAGGCGCTGCTGGAATGGGAAACCATCGACGCGGACCAGATCAACGACATCATGGCCGGCCTGGAGCCGCGTCCGCCGAAAGCCGGCGTGACGCTGCGCAAGCAGCCGCCCGGCGACGGTGGTAGCGGCGTATCGCCTAGCGTGACTGCCCCGGCGTAACCCGGCGCGGCGCCAGATCAAGGGTGAGGAGCGATCCTCGCCCTTTTTTGTTCCTGTTTTATTCCTGTTCCAGATGCAATCTACCTTACAGTTCGGCCGATACAACTATGCGTGGCGCGGCGAGGGCGTGCGCGCCCGCGTGATGGGCATCCTCAACGTCACCCCCGATTCCTTCTCGGACGGCGGCCAGTACCAGTCGCTAGAATTCGCCCTGTCCCACGCCGAGCAGATGATATTGGACGGCGTCGACATCATCGACATCGGCGGTGAATCGACGCGTCCCGGCTCGCCGCCGGTGTCGCTGGACGACGAGCTGCAGCGCGTGATGCCGGTGGTGTACGCCGTGCGCGACATGGGGCCGGCCATCTCGGTCGACACCTACAAGCCGCAGGTGATGCGCGAAGCCATCATTGCCGGCGTTGACATGATCAACGACGTCAACGGCTTCCGCGCACCGGGCGCCATCGACGCCGTGCGCGACGGCGACTGCGCCCTGTGCATCATGCACATGCAAAGCGACCCGCAACACATGCAGCTGGCGCCTTCCTATGCCGACGTGGTGGGCGAGGTGATCGCCTTCCTGCGCGCGCGCGCGCAGGCCTTGCTGGACGCCGGTATTGATCCGCGTCGACTTTGCATCGATCCCGGCTTTGGCTTTGGCAAGACTGTGGAGCATAATTACGCCTTGCTGAAAGCCACCGGACGCTTGATTGACGAGCTGAACCTGCCACTGCTGGCTGGCCTGTCGCGCAAGTCGATGGTGGGGGCGATCACCGGCAAGCCGGTCGAGCAGCGCATGGCGGGCAGCGTGGGCGGGGCCCTGGCGGCGGTGGCGCAGGGAGCGCTGATCGTGCGGGTGCATGATGTAGCGGAGACTGTCGATGCCCTGAAAGTGTGGCACGCAGCCCAATAAAAACCAACGATAAAGAGCATACACAATGGCACGTAAATATTTTGGTACCGACGGCATCCGCGGTCTGGTCGGCCAAGCGCCGATTACCCCCGACTTCGTCATGCGCCTCGGCTACGCGGCAGGCAAGGTCCTGGCCACCAAGCGCAGCGGATCGGGCCGCCCGACCGTCCTGATCGGTAAGGACACGCGCATCTCCGGCTACATGCTGGAAGCGGCGCTGGAAGCCGGCTTCTCGGCCGCCGGCGTGGACGTCATGCTGGCCGGCCCGATGCCGACCCCGGCGATCGCCTACCTGACCCGCGCCCTGCGCCTGTCGGCCGGCGTGGTGATCTCGGCCTCGCACAACCCGTTCCAAGACAACGGCATCAAATTCTTTTCGGGCAAAGGCACCAAGCTGCCGGATTCGGTCGAACTCGACATCGAAGCCGGGCTGGATCAGCCAATGGACTGCGTGCCGTCGGAAAAGCTGGGGCGCGCCAAGCGCCTGGACGACGCCCAGGGCCGCTACATTGAATTCTGCAAGAGCACCTTCCCGAACGAACTGGACCTGCGCGGCTTGAAACTGGTGGTCGATTGCGCCCACGGCGCCGCCTACAACATCGCGCCGCACGTGTTCCACGAGTTGGGCGCGGAAGTGGTTGCCATCGGCAACAAGCCGGACGGCTTCAACATCAACCTCGAACACGGCGCCACGGCGCCGAAAGCCATGGCCGCCGCCGTGCAGGCGCACGGCGCCGACCTCGGCATCGCGCTCGACGGCGACGCCGACCGCCTCATCATGTGCGACGCCAACGGCCGCCTGTATAACGGCGACGAACTGCTGTATTTGATGGTCATGGACCGTTTGGCCACCGGCCCGGTGGCCGGCGCGGTGGGCACTCTGATGACCAATATGGCGGTGGAAGTGGCGCTGAAAGAGAAGGGCATCGGCTTCGCCCGCGCCAAGGTGGGCGACCGCTACGTGCTGGAAGTGATGCAGGAAAAGGGCTGGATCCTCGGCGGCGAAGGTTCGGGCCACCTGCTGGCGCTGGACAAGCACACCACGGGCGACGGCATCATCTCGGCGCTGCAGGTGCTGTCGGCGCTCAGGCGTTCGGGGAAATCGCTGGAGCAGTACGGCAGCGAGCTGACCATCTTCCCGCAGACCTTGATCAACGTGCGCGTGGCGCCGGGCTTCGACTGGACCAAGAACGCCGCCATGGTGGCCGAAAAGGAACAGGTCGAGCGCGAGCTGGGCGACAGCGGCCGCGTGCTGATCCGCGCCTCCGGCACCGAGCCGCTGATCCGCGTGATGGTGGAAGCGCGCAGCGCCGACGACGCCCAATCGATGGCGCGCCGCATCGCCGACAAGATGGACAGCAAGCTGGCGGCGTAACGTTTCAGCACTGAAGATTAAATCACGTGCTTTGATTGACGCCGCGAGCGACAACGACTAGAATACTGGTCTTCGGAGTGTAGCGCAGCCCGGTAGCGCACCTGGTTTGGGACCAGGGGGTCCAAGGTTCGAATCCTTGTACTCCGACCAAGAACTTCAAAAGCGGGCTGTCTTCGGACAGCCCGTTTTTTCATTTCCGATGCACATTCGTGTATCCTCATCTGCCCATAGCTCAGTTGGATAGAGCATCAGCCTTCTAAGCTGAGGGTCACTGGTTCGAATCCAGTTGGGCAGGCCAAATAAGTCCATATAAATCAATGTACTAGCGATTTTCTGCGCTCCGCTTACACTCGGTTTTCGTCTCCTTGTAAGCGCTGTGTAAGCGGGCTGCGACATTGGACGCCAGCAGCGACGGCGCAACTTCAGCAGCTTCTTCTCGCACTGGATGAAGTATTGGCGTGCTTCTTGGCCCTTCGGGCTGCGCTCCAGCATCGCTAGTTCCTTCGCCATGTCTAGCGAGATATGGTACTCAATGGTAGGCCGTGCGCGGGACATTGCACTCGCCAAATTTGGCGTGCTCAAACTTTCAGCAGTAGTGAAGTCGATTCCGATTACAAAGTTGTACCCAGCGATACGGTCCTTAATCCAGTTCGAGAAATCCTTACCTACTTGCAAGAAGCTATGCAGCTTACGTGCGTTCACGGTCTGGACAGTATCCCCGGCAGCGATGGAGCCGG is a genomic window containing:
- the folP gene encoding dihydropteroate synthase; this encodes MQSTLQFGRYNYAWRGEGVRARVMGILNVTPDSFSDGGQYQSLEFALSHAEQMILDGVDIIDIGGESTRPGSPPVSLDDELQRVMPVVYAVRDMGPAISVDTYKPQVMREAIIAGVDMINDVNGFRAPGAIDAVRDGDCALCIMHMQSDPQHMQLAPSYADVVGEVIAFLRARAQALLDAGIDPRRLCIDPGFGFGKTVEHNYALLKATGRLIDELNLPLLAGLSRKSMVGAITGKPVEQRMAGSVGGALAAVAQGALIVRVHDVAETVDALKVWHAAQ
- the glmM gene encoding phosphoglucosamine mutase; the encoded protein is MARKYFGTDGIRGLVGQAPITPDFVMRLGYAAGKVLATKRSGSGRPTVLIGKDTRISGYMLEAALEAGFSAAGVDVMLAGPMPTPAIAYLTRALRLSAGVVISASHNPFQDNGIKFFSGKGTKLPDSVELDIEAGLDQPMDCVPSEKLGRAKRLDDAQGRYIEFCKSTFPNELDLRGLKLVVDCAHGAAYNIAPHVFHELGAEVVAIGNKPDGFNINLEHGATAPKAMAAAVQAHGADLGIALDGDADRLIMCDANGRLYNGDELLYLMVMDRLATGPVAGAVGTLMTNMAVEVALKEKGIGFARAKVGDRYVLEVMQEKGWILGGEGSGHLLALDKHTTGDGIISALQVLSALRRSGKSLEQYGSELTIFPQTLINVRVAPGFDWTKNAAMVAEKEQVERELGDSGRVLIRASGTEPLIRVMVEARSADDAQSMARRIADKMDSKLAA